The genomic window TCCCTTCTCTTCCTGCTAGGTAATATTCAGCATTAACATAAGCTAAGTCTTGCGAGCCTAAAATAGAGTAGTTTAAGGAAGTATTATTTTTGGTAGCAGAGTAACTAAGTTGTAAATCGGCCACGGGGTTTGAACTTGCTTGATAAGGGCTCGCTTTCCAAGGCAAGGTAGGGACTAAGTGATCTAAGCTAGCATTAAACTTTCGCTGCTCTCGTTGTAGCTTTTGTTCAATGGGTAGTTTCACTTGAGGGTCTAAATACAGCTCTAAAGAATTAAAATCAAGTTTAAGCTTTAATGCAAACCACGCATTAAGCTGCTCATAATCAATAAATATATCGCCAGCATCAATATAATAATCTTGCTCATTGAGTGAGTAAGTCACCCCATTAACAAATACTTTTTGCTCATTTAGGTTCATCTCAAATTGATTATTAGGGGAAATAAACCAACCTTTTGCAGTTAAACTTTCGTTATTAACAGTGATTGCAAAATTAAGCTGCTCAAACACGCTATTTAGTTCAATCCATGCGCCATTTTCGCTTTTTATAGCAATTAACTCGCCTAAATAATATTTGCGTAAATACGCTGAGAAAAACAACAGTTCACCTACTGGGATCCCCATATTTTGCGCTTCAAAGTCATTTGTAATAGAACCTGTATTTACTTTAGCAATGTCATTAATTTGCTCTTCGGTTACTTTTTCCCATTTTTTTTCAATGTTAAACAGAGTGTTATACAAAACATCGGTTTTATTTTGCGTTGCATGTGCTGCAAAGCCTAATACAAAAAGTACTAAGCCAATAACTAATGTATAACGTTTGAATAAAATCAGTTTAGTAATCCCACTGAATTAGCGTTTAGATTAACGGTTTTTTCTGCAAATATTACACCTTGATACTCTCGAAGGCCTGAATATACAATCCGTAATTTACCAGCACCACTAATTACATTTTTTTCAAAGAAGTTGAGTGTTAGCTTAGCTAAAGGTACTTCAGCGTAAATACTGTAATCACTTAGCATAGATACCTTAATCTCTTCGCTCGCATTATTTGCTTTATAAAAAGCGTCTACTTTACCAAAAGCGCTGTAGTTACCCTTTCGTGCTAGTGATACAAGCAGCGCGTTATTTTGCTCATTTTTTACCAGCTCGATTGCCTCAATACTAACTTGAGGCTGTATTGCACCTTGGCGCAAAATAACGGGTATTGAGTAACTTAAAATCATGTTGATTTTAATGCCCATTTTTGTCGATTTGCTTTTATCTTCGTTTGGTAATGCTTGGAATAATAAATGCGAGCGATACTCTTTATCTGCTAAGTTTTTGGGTTTACGTAAGGCAAGTTTAACTATTTGACGCTCCCCTGGCGCTAATCGCACTTGTGATGGACTCATGCGCACCATGCTACTAAGCGCAGTAGGACTTATCTGATCGCTAGGGTGAGTAATATACCCCCCTTCTGGTTTAGCGGTTTTTTCTTGCCATGACAAACGGTAAGTTCTGTATTCATCACCGTTATTTATTACGATTACTTTAGCCACTCTTTGGCGTTCATCAAAAGACACCCTTGTAGGGGAAATAAGTAAATCTGCATGGCTCGAAAAACTAATTAATAACTGGCAGCCATAGACGACTAAAATAAAAAACTTTAATAACTTCATTGTGATTATTTCTCTTAATAGGCAATTGTTATTTCAACGGTTGTTGAATAATTATCATCTAAGTAAAGCTGACCATCGCCGCTAGCACTTAGTTGTCCACCTATTTTTAAAGTGGCCATGCCATAGGCATTTGTGACTATCGAATTAGCATAAATTATATTATCAAGTGTAAACGCTGTCCCGCCATTGATTCGAGTAAGCGGTTGGTGAACTCCTGAGTCTGTAATATTTATTTGAACGCGTGCCCCAAATCCCTCAAATAGCAGTTCTGCAGGGTATCCATTTCGCATTATGTGTATATTTGTTCCAGAGCTAGTACCGCTTGGTAGTAATGTGACTGAGCTGCTTGGTGTGTTTTCAACAACCACAATTGTGCCAAAGCTAAGTGGCTCTAAAACGGTTACCTGAGAAAGTGCGTTTACGCTATAAAACGCACTTAGTAGTAAGATAGGCTTTATCATAAAAATGCCTGCGTGTTAAAGCAGGCAATATTTCTTAATAATCCAGTAATAATGTGAATGTACCACTATAATCACCGTCAATATAATCACTAGCTGGCGTTGTAGCGTCTGTAGTAAGCGTTGCGCCTACATTAAATGTTGCAGCACCTGTTGAGTCAACTTGGATGGTCGTTGTCGCTACGCTGTTAGGTGTAGCGCCTGTAAGTACATAATACGTTGGCGTACCTAGAGTAAAACCAGCCGTTCCTGCAGGTGCGGTTACTGGTGAAATTGCACCTGTAATACCGGTACCGGTAATGCTAAGCGTAGCAAATGGTGAAACACCTGATACTGAAAACGAAGCCGGTGAGCCCGCAGCTAATACTGCAATTTCTGCTGCTGTCGCATCAGTAGATGCTGTTGTAGCAGCGGTTGCTGGGTTTGCAGCTAAAACTAAAGTGGCTGTTTCTGTCGCCGCTGTATCAGCGGTAGCGCGTATCGTTCCAAAGTCTAAGTCTGCTGTTTTAGTAAAAGTAAACGCATTTTGTACTTTTACGCCCGCGTTAAAGCTCGCAGTTTCAGCTGACACGTTAAGTGAGATTAGTGACAGTGCAGTAGCAATTGAGGCTATTTTAATTGATTGATTCATAGATATTCCTATTAGTTGTTAACTTACGTAACCATAACAATCAGGTTAGATTAAGTATCGACCAATATCATTATAAATTTAGTATTTATCGGTATATTTTATCAATAAGCGTAAATAATTAAACTTTTTGCTTAAATTATTATTCCCTCAAACGGAGATAATTTACAAGATAAGTTAATTCGCGAAATAATTTTACAAAAATAGTATGCATCTTGTTTATTTTTAAATGGTCCAGCAATCAACTTATAAAGCTGCGTATTACTTTTAGACTCTGTTTGTACTCGGTATTGAAATACATTAAATATATTAGGATAACTTTGTTTTAATTTAACAACCGTGTTTGATGCGCTTTGTTGCTTTAAATAACTTCCTAATTTAACCCCATACATAGACGCAATATCTTCCTCAATAACACCTGTGTTACTCAGCGTATTGGTTTTTTTCTCTACGGCGCTATGCTGCACTAAATTAACCTCAGTGCGCATTTCATCTGGGAGTGTATCTAAATTAGTTTGCATTGAAAGTGCTTTAATCAACATCAGTAAATCACCTTCTATCTCACTGAGTCTATTGATTTTACTTTTATTATTATCCCATTGATCTAAATAAGGCTTTATTTGCTCCATACGAACGACATCATCTAGCTCAGAAACATCATCAGTTTGGCTACTACACCCACCAAGAAAAAGTAATAAAAGTGATATGTATAATATAAATTTCAATTGCTTTTCCACCCAGCGTAAACGTACCAATTTAAAGCAAAAAAAGTGCCAATAACATTGTGATTAGTATTATCGTGCAATTACATTTAAATATGGTGTCAGGAAAATTGAGGCATGAAGTATTTCATATTGAAAATTTAATGCCGTTAGTCAGGTTTTGCCAAGCCAGCCAGATACTAATACCAAACTGCATAAATCTTTGATCAATTTAACGAATTAAATTGCACTATAACGTCGTTAAAAATTTTTTATTTAGAACAAGCGTAATTTTTTTAACGTTAAATAGACCCCATATATAAGCAGATTGGTATAAGACGTTTAATGTTATGTGCTAATAATAAAAAAAGCGCCATGTTTGGCGCTTTTTAAATTAAGACATTATTTTACCAATGTTTTAATAAATGTTCTCAACTCGCCAGCAAATTCATCACGACGAAGGGCAAACTCAATAGTTGCCTTTAAATAGCCAATTTTGCTTCCACAATCATGGCTACGGCCTTTAATTGCGTATGCGTCTACTTTTTCGTGTTCCATTAACATTGCAATAGCATCTGTTAGCTGAATTTCATCGCCCGCACCTTGCGGAGTTTTTGCCAGTAACGGCCAAATATTTTTACTTAATACATAACGCCCTACAACAGCTAAGTTTGATGGTGCTTCGTCAACCGGTGGCTTTTCTACCATATTCAAAATAGGTGAGCTTTCACCTTGTTGTAAATCAACATCTCCTAAATCAACCACACCAAACTGATTCACTTGCGCCATTGGCACAGGCTCTACCATAATTTGGCTATGCTGGGTTTCTTTAAAGCGCGTAATCATTTCAGCAAGGTTGTCTTTTTTAAGATTACTTTCTACATCATCAATAATTACATCCGGTAATATAACCACAAACGGTTCATCACCAATAATAGGCGCGGCGCAGCTAATTGCATGCCCAAGACCTTTAGCTTCACCTTGGCGTACGTGTATTATTGTTACGTCTTTAGGGCAAATGGCTTGCACCTCGGCAAGTAGTTGCCGCTTAACACGTTTTTCTAAAGTCGCCTCTAATTCAAAGCTGGTATCGAAGTGATTTTCGATTGAATTTTTACTTGAATGCGTTACTAATACTATTTCTTTAATACCTGCACTCACGGCTTCGTTTACTACGTACTGAATTAAAGGACGATCTACTACAGGAAGCATTTCTTTAGGAATTGCTTTTGTGGCTGGTAACATGCGAGTACCAAGGCCCGCTACTGGGATCACTGCTTTCATTATGTTTTCCTTAATCTTTTATTATACTGAAAATGGGTATTGAATTGCTTCGTGGCATTGATAACCAACGACTTCAAAGTCGTCTCGTGTTACCCACGTTTCGATATCTTCTAATGATTTAATTTTTGGATTTATTTTTAACTGAGGTGACGCAAACGGTTCTCGTGTTAGCTGTACATCGTGCATTAACTCAAGTTGGTTTTCGTATATGTGTGCATTGGCAATTTTGTGGTAAGCCTTACCCGCTTTATGACCAGTAATTTGAGCCACTAGCGCTAATAATACAAAACACTGAATTTGATTGAAATTTAGGCCAAGTGGCACATCACAGCTGCGCTGATACGACGTTAAATATAACGTATCACCAAGTAATGAAAACGTATGCGTATGCATACACGGGCGCAAACAACCCAGCTCAAATTCACCGGGATTATAAAACGAAATTATTTCACCGCGATCATCGATACCGTTTTTTAAGTTGTTAATTACTTTAGCAAGCTGGTCAAGCGTTGAACCATCTGGTCGTTGCCAAGCACGACCTTGTACGCCATACACTCGGCCCATGTCATCCTCGCCTTTACGGTGAGGGTTATTGAGCCATGCCTTGTTATCGTTTGCGTTAGCATCCCATGTTTTACAACCGATATCACGAAACTGCTCGGCACTGTCGTAACCACGTAAGTAACCTAATAACTCAGCAATCGCCGCTTTATAGTAGCTTTTACGCGTGGTAATCATCGGAAATTGATTATTAGCAACATCGTATTCTAAATCAGCATTAATAACGGTTAAACAACGTGTGCCCGTACGTTTGTTTTCTACCCACTGTCCTTCGTCAACGATGCGCTGACATAATTTTAAATATTGTTTCATGTTTTTCTTGTTATGCCTTAGCTGCCGTTACTTGTGGTGGTTGTTTATATGCCCAAATTAATAAGCCTAAACCACCTATTATCATAGGAAGTGAAAGTATTTGCCCCATTGAAATAAAGTCGGCAAATAATCCTAACTGCGCATCCGGCTGACGGAAATATTCAATGCAAAACCTAAACACGCCATAACCTAGTAAAAACACACCCGCGACACTACCTGCTGGGCGAGGCTTTTTAATAAACCACAGCATTATTAAAAACAATACTAAGCCTTCAAAAAACGCTTCGTAGAGCTGCGATGGGTGACGCGCAAGAGGACCGCCGGTTGGAAATACCATTGCCCATGGCACATCTGAAACTCGCCCCCACAGCTCACCGTTAATAAAGTTACCAATTCGCCCAGCTAACAATCCGACTGGGACCAATGGTGCAACAAAATCGCCGACTTGAAGAAGTGATTTTTTACGCGTCCACGAAAAAATAGCAACCGCAGTGATCACGCCTAACGTTCCGCCATGAAACGACATCCCTCCCTGATCTATTCTAAATAGATACAGTGGGTTTTCTATAAAATAACTAAACTGATAAAACAGCACATAACCAATACGCCCGCCAAGTATTACACCTAACATGCCATAAAAGAGTAAATCGCTGACTTGGTCTTTAGTCCAACCAGAGTTTGGTTTTGATGCTTGACGGTTAGCAAACCACATTGCAAACGCAAAACCTATTAAATACATTAATCCGTACCAGCGCACGCTTAGCGGTCCAACTGAAAAAATAATTGGATCAATTTGAGGAAACTCAAGTGCCATAAAAATAAACCTTTAGCTAAAAATCATTCTAATTGCGATAACCACTAGCAGCACCGCGAAAATTTTCTTTATTGTATTTACAGGTAAGTAATGTGTTGCTTTAGCCCCTATAGGCGCAACAAACCACGATGTAATTACAATCCCAAATAATGCTGGAAGATACACAAACCCAGCAAAACCATGTTCTAAATCTGTAACCTGCCAGCCTGCACTTATGTAGCCAATAGAGCCAAAAAATGCGATAACAATTCCACATGCAGCGGCACAACCAATTGCTTTTTTAATATCAACCGAAAAGTAATTAAGCATAGGAACGATAAGTGCCCCACCGCCAATACCGATTAATCCTGATAAGCCACCCATGATTGCCGAAAACGCACCTAAAATAGGACCCGCTGGTAGTGGCTTTTCTGACAGCGGCTTATTGCGTGTAGAGAGCACCATTCTTGTTGCAATAAAAACGACACTTGCAGCAAACACTATACGTAATATTTGCTCTGGAATAAAACTTGCCGCAAAACCACTAATAAGCGCACCGAGACCGACTCCCGACATAACCCACGGGGCAATGCTCCAAGGCACATTATCATTTTTATGATGAGCCAGCGCTGAAGAAGTTGAGGTAAATAAAATAGAGGCAAGCGATGTTGCAATAGCAATCACAAGTACATGATCCGCTGACGTTACATCAAATGAGAGCAGCATAGCGCTAAGTACAGGCACAATAATTAAACCGCCACCAATGCCTAATAAACCGGCTAAAAAACCGACAATACAGCCTAGTAGTGCGCAGCTTGCGACCAACAACCCTAAGTCATACATAGTGATCTCAAATACCCTTTGGAGATGTGTATATTAAAGGATTATATAAACAATAGCATCCGTGTATTAAAGTTATTTGACCATACGTTATTATTTGGGAGTGTAAAACAAATCACCAAGCCCGTGCTCGATCATAAAGTTGCGCGTTAAGCGCAATACCTGTTTTGCACTAGACTGGGCTAAGCATGCTGCCAGTAATGTTTTCATGTCACTTGCATTTAAACGCCTGACCACCCACCTAACTTTATTGAGTGACGATAAATTCATACTTAAACGCCTATATCCCATAGCAATAAGTAAAATAGCGCCTTCGGGATCACCACCAAGCTCTCCGCATAAGCTAAATGGCATCTGATGGTATTCGCAATCAGACGCTATTTGCTTTAACGCTCTGAGCACTGCTGGGTGATATGGGTTAAATAACTGTGCAACCCGTGCATTTGATCTATCAACCGCTAATAAATATTGTGTTAAATCGTTACTGCCAACAGAGCAAAAATCGACTTTTTTAGACCATTCAGGGATCATAAATAGGCTCGATGGTACTTCAAGCATAATACCCACTGCGGGCTTTTCTATCACTTGCGCTGGGTATTTTTCACTAAGTTCAAAATAGGCTTGCTCAAATAAAGCAAGTGATTCATCAACTTCTTCAGTGCCACTGATCATCGGGAGCATAATTTTTAAGTTACCCAACCCCATATTGGCTTTAAGCATGGCCTTGAGTTGATCTAAAAATAGCTCGGGATGATCTAGGCTTATACGAATACCGCGCCAACCTAAAAACGGGTTTTCTTCGGTAAAATTAAAGTAATCGAGTACTTTATCGCCACCTATGTCTAACGTGCGCATAACCACTGGTTTTGGGTAATAGCTTGTTAGGACTTCTCGATACCAGTTTTCTTGCTCTAGTTGCGAAGGAAACTGCCCCTTTTGCATAAACCATGCTTCAGTACGGTAAAGCCCAACTCCATCACAAACATCAACGCTGCTTTGCTCTGTATTAAGCTCAAGCCCCGCGTTTAAACGTAAACTAATATGCTTACCATCAAGTGTCACCGCTTCTGAGTATTGCTCTTTTAAAAAACGGTTATTAAGCAAGCTGTCTTGATATTGCAACCGCGTATATTCATCAACCAGCATTTGCGAAGGCGATATATATAAACGCCCAGCAAACGCATCTAAAATCATCGTTTTGCCATTAAACTGCAACAAAGGTAAATCTTCTATTCCCCAAATGGCAGGGATCCCCATTGCACGCGTTAAAATAGACGCATGGCTATTGACCGAGCCACTAACACTGACAACCCCCGATAAACATCCTTTAGGCACTTCAGCCAGCATTGCAGGCGTTACCGTACTGGCGATAAGTATTGTATTTGATGGGTAATCTTTTACTGCACGCTCTGTGTTTACAAGATGATGTAGTACTCGCAAACCAATATCTTTAACATCAACAGCACGTTCTTTTATATACGGGTCTTGCATAGCGTTAAATTGCGATATTAAACGCTCTATTACAATTTTTAATGCACTCTTAGCACACCAGCCTTGTTGTAATTGTATTTCTACGTTATGGCCTAAACTTTTAGCATCAAGCAGTTGTTGGTATACATCAAATACCGCGAGTGCTTCTTGTGGAATAGAATCACTTAACGTCATTGATAGGGTATTAAACTCTTTGCGCGTAGCAGCCACTGCTTGCGTAAATAAACGCTGTTGCTCTACTACATCGCTATTTTTTTGCAGTTCAATCGATTTAAAATCAAGCTTGGGAAGTAGTACAAATGCTTGTCCAATTCCTATACCTGGTGCGCTTGATACGCCTTTTAAAACGGATGTTTGATGAGATGACTCTTCTTGACGTAGTACTTCTTTTATTTCTGCGTGAGCTAACTGTGAAGCAAGTTGCGCTGAAAGTGTAATTAAAAACGATTCTTCGTCTTGACTAAATACACGAGCGACTTTTTGTTGAACGACAATAACGCCTAATACTTTTTTTTGATGCACTACTGGCACAGATAAAAAAGCATTATAACCTTCTTCATTCACTTCTGGGGAGAGCTTAAATCGTGGATGAGATTTAGCAAATGCGATATTAATTGGCTCTTCACGCTGTGCAACGAGGCCCACTAAACCTTCTGTAAAACCTATTCTAAACTTACCAACCGCATCAGGGTTTAACCCTTCGGTAGCCATAAGTATAAAGTTATCTTGACTGTAATCAGCAAAATAAATAGAGCAGCACTGGGTTTTCATGGCATCTTTCACCATTTGCACAAAGCACACTAAAGCACTGTCTAAATTCGCTTGTCGCGAAACAGACTCAACAATAGCTCTGAGTGTAGCCAGCATATTCTGCTCCTCTATTCTTAGTTAACTACCTTTTATTTCGCCAATGATCTTTATGTTGTTCTCGCTTATTAAAAGGCATCGCAAAAGGAGCAAACTCTTTCATTACGCGTCGATAAACATCCCGTTTAAACGATACAACCTGCCTTACAGGGTACCAATAACTGACCCAGCGCCAATCATCAAACTCAGGATGATGAGTTTTAAGTAAATTTACATCTTCGTCTTCACAACGTAATTTTAATAAAAACCATTTTTGTTTTTGCCCAATACACACCGGACTTGAGTCTCGGCGGATTAATCGTTTGGGTAATTTATAGCGTAACCAATGTTTTGAGCTTGCGACTATTTCTACATCTTCTGGTCGCAACCCTACTTCTTCGTGTAATTCACGGTACATGGTTTGTTCTGGCGTTTCGCCGTCATCCACACCACCTTGGGGAAATTGCCAAGAATGCTGTCCATAACGTCTAGCCCAAAAGACCTGTCCCTGATTATTGCAAATTACAATTCCGACATTGGCACGAAAACCTTCGGCATCAATCACCTTAGTGCCTCATTTGTAAGTCGATTTTTTATGATTGTTCCACATAACCCGCAATACGGCAAATACTATTACGAGTTTTACTCTGCTTACCCACAGCTTGTGCATAACTTTTGTAAAACACGCTCATTTTGCAAACAAATCCACAATATAGGATCTAAAAAACGACTTTCTCCACAGATTCTGTGGATAAACTTGTTCATACATCTGTATTTATCCCTATAACTCTATTCAGACTTAATTACAGATGAATAGCAAAATACAAAATTACAAAGCAGTTCAGTCACTTAAGTTAATTAGAGCACTTTTTATCGTGTGCAAAATTGCACCACCGACACCATGTACAAAAAACACACAAACGCAAAGATATCCACGGCTTAGCTGATTTGCTATCATGGCAATGGTATTTATTCAACCTAAATTAGTAATATGCGACCAACAAAACCACATTCAATTAATGATCTAATAAAGCGGGTTAATAATATTGCAGGGCTTACGCTTGGCCAATTAGCGAATGAATATAATTTCAAAACACCGGATGATTTATTACGAGAAAAAGGCTGGACGGGTCAACTAATAGAATATGTTTTAGGCGCGACAGCAGGCTCTAAACCCCTTCCTGATTTTGAAGATCTAGGCATTGAGCTAAAAACACTGCCAATTTCATACAAAGGAAAACCGCTAGAAACAACATTTGTATCGGTCACACCATTAGTGAATGTTACAGGAATGACATGGCATGCTAGCAGTGTGCGTAAAAAGCTAAACCATGTTCTGTGGTTACCCATTTTAAGTGAGCGCGATATAGCACCATTTGATAGAACAATTGGCAGTGGCTTTTTATGGCAGCCCACACCAGAACAAGACGCTTTATTACAGCGTGACTGGGAAGAGCAAATGGAGCTTATTGCACTGGGTAGAGTTGATGAAATATCAGGTCATTTAGGTGATGCAATGCAAATTCGGCCAAAAGCCGCCCATAGTAAAATAGTAACCGATGCCATTGGTCCTAATGGGCAAATAATTAAAACCCTACCCCGTGGGTTTTATTTAAAAACAAGCTTTACTGGTGATATTTTAAAGCAGCAGTTTCAGCTTTAACAGACATTGATCAGACCAATTTCAAAAATTTCGATTTAATTTAAACGCTTAATTCTCTTTAATTTGATAAAATAACATCTCAACTTTGAGGTGTATATGAATCTAAAAAT from Pseudoalteromonas aliena SW19 includes these protein-coding regions:
- a CDS encoding fimbrial biogenesis chaperone translates to MKLLKFFILVVYGCQLLISFSSHADLLISPTRVSFDERQRVAKVIVINNGDEYRTYRLSWQEKTAKPEGGYITHPSDQISPTALSSMVRMSPSQVRLAPGERQIVKLALRKPKNLADKEYRSHLLFQALPNEDKSKSTKMGIKINMILSYSIPVILRQGAIQPQVSIEAIELVKNEQNNALLVSLARKGNYSAFGKVDAFYKANNASEEIKVSMLSDYSIYAEVPLAKLTLNFFEKNVISGAGKLRIVYSGLREYQGVIFAEKTVNLNANSVGLLN
- a CDS encoding DUF4402 domain-containing protein, producing the protein MIKPILLLSAFYSVNALSQVTVLEPLSFGTIVVVENTPSSSVTLLPSGTSSGTNIHIMRNGYPAELLFEGFGARVQINITDSGVHQPLTRINGGTAFTLDNIIYANSIVTNAYGMATLKIGGQLSASGDGQLYLDDNYSTTVEITIAY
- a CDS encoding DUF4402 domain-containing protein: MNQSIKIASIATALSLISLNVSAETASFNAGVKVQNAFTFTKTADLDFGTIRATADTAATETATLVLAANPATAATTASTDATAAEIAVLAAGSPASFSVSGVSPFATLSITGTGITGAISPVTAPAGTAGFTLGTPTYYVLTGATPNSVATTTIQVDSTGAATFNVGATLTTDATTPASDYIDGDYSGTFTLLLDY
- a CDS encoding SPOR domain-containing protein; the encoded protein is MKFILYISLLLLFLGGCSSQTDDVSELDDVVRMEQIKPYLDQWDNNKSKINRLSEIEGDLLMLIKALSMQTNLDTLPDEMRTEVNLVQHSAVEKKTNTLSNTGVIEEDIASMYGVKLGSYLKQQSASNTVVKLKQSYPNIFNVFQYRVQTESKSNTQLYKLIAGPFKNKQDAYYFCKIISRINLSCKLSPFEGIII
- the galU gene encoding UTP--glucose-1-phosphate uridylyltransferase GalU; the protein is MKAVIPVAGLGTRMLPATKAIPKEMLPVVDRPLIQYVVNEAVSAGIKEIVLVTHSSKNSIENHFDTSFELEATLEKRVKRQLLAEVQAICPKDVTIIHVRQGEAKGLGHAISCAAPIIGDEPFVVILPDVIIDDVESNLKKDNLAEMITRFKETQHSQIMVEPVPMAQVNQFGVVDLGDVDLQQGESSPILNMVEKPPVDEAPSNLAVVGRYVLSKNIWPLLAKTPQGAGDEIQLTDAIAMLMEHEKVDAYAIKGRSHDCGSKIGYLKATIEFALRRDEFAGELRTFIKTLVK
- a CDS encoding thymidylate synthase, coding for MKQYLKLCQRIVDEGQWVENKRTGTRCLTVINADLEYDVANNQFPMITTRKSYYKAAIAELLGYLRGYDSAEQFRDIGCKTWDANANDNKAWLNNPHRKGEDDMGRVYGVQGRAWQRPDGSTLDQLAKVINNLKNGIDDRGEIISFYNPGEFELGCLRPCMHTHTFSLLGDTLYLTSYQRSCDVPLGLNFNQIQCFVLLALVAQITGHKAGKAYHKIANAHIYENQLELMHDVQLTREPFASPQLKINPKIKSLEDIETWVTRDDFEVVGYQCHEAIQYPFSV
- the lgt gene encoding prolipoprotein diacylglyceryl transferase, encoding MALEFPQIDPIIFSVGPLSVRWYGLMYLIGFAFAMWFANRQASKPNSGWTKDQVSDLLFYGMLGVILGGRIGYVLFYQFSYFIENPLYLFRIDQGGMSFHGGTLGVITAVAIFSWTRKKSLLQVGDFVAPLVPVGLLAGRIGNFINGELWGRVSDVPWAMVFPTGGPLARHPSQLYEAFFEGLVLFLIMLWFIKKPRPAGSVAGVFLLGYGVFRFCIEYFRQPDAQLGLFADFISMGQILSLPMIIGGLGLLIWAYKQPPQVTAAKA
- a CDS encoding sulfite exporter TauE/SafE family protein; the encoded protein is MYDLGLLVASCALLGCIVGFLAGLLGIGGGLIIVPVLSAMLLSFDVTSADHVLVIAIATSLASILFTSTSSALAHHKNDNVPWSIAPWVMSGVGLGALISGFAASFIPEQILRIVFAASVVFIATRMVLSTRNKPLSEKPLPAGPILGAFSAIMGGLSGLIGIGGGALIVPMLNYFSVDIKKAIGCAAACGIVIAFFGSIGYISAGWQVTDLEHGFAGFVYLPALFGIVITSWFVAPIGAKATHYLPVNTIKKIFAVLLVVIAIRMIFS
- the ptsP gene encoding phosphoenolpyruvate--protein phosphotransferase, whose product is MLATLRAIVESVSRQANLDSALVCFVQMVKDAMKTQCCSIYFADYSQDNFILMATEGLNPDAVGKFRIGFTEGLVGLVAQREEPINIAFAKSHPRFKLSPEVNEEGYNAFLSVPVVHQKKVLGVIVVQQKVARVFSQDEESFLITLSAQLASQLAHAEIKEVLRQEESSHQTSVLKGVSSAPGIGIGQAFVLLPKLDFKSIELQKNSDVVEQQRLFTQAVAATRKEFNTLSMTLSDSIPQEALAVFDVYQQLLDAKSLGHNVEIQLQQGWCAKSALKIVIERLISQFNAMQDPYIKERAVDVKDIGLRVLHHLVNTERAVKDYPSNTILIASTVTPAMLAEVPKGCLSGVVSVSGSVNSHASILTRAMGIPAIWGIEDLPLLQFNGKTMILDAFAGRLYISPSQMLVDEYTRLQYQDSLLNNRFLKEQYSEAVTLDGKHISLRLNAGLELNTEQSSVDVCDGVGLYRTEAWFMQKGQFPSQLEQENWYREVLTSYYPKPVVMRTLDIGGDKVLDYFNFTEENPFLGWRGIRISLDHPELFLDQLKAMLKANMGLGNLKIMLPMISGTEEVDESLALFEQAYFELSEKYPAQVIEKPAVGIMLEVPSSLFMIPEWSKKVDFCSVGSNDLTQYLLAVDRSNARVAQLFNPYHPAVLRALKQIASDCEYHQMPFSLCGELGGDPEGAILLIAMGYRRLSMNLSSLNKVRWVVRRLNASDMKTLLAACLAQSSAKQVLRLTRNFMIEHGLGDLFYTPK
- the rppH gene encoding RNA pyrophosphohydrolase; protein product: MIDAEGFRANVGIVICNNQGQVFWARRYGQHSWQFPQGGVDDGETPEQTMYRELHEEVGLRPEDVEIVASSKHWLRYKLPKRLIRRDSSPVCIGQKQKWFLLKLRCEDEDVNLLKTHHPEFDDWRWVSYWYPVRQVVSFKRDVYRRVMKEFAPFAMPFNKREQHKDHWRNKR
- the mutH gene encoding DNA mismatch repair endonuclease MutH; this encodes MRPTKPHSINDLIKRVNNIAGLTLGQLANEYNFKTPDDLLREKGWTGQLIEYVLGATAGSKPLPDFEDLGIELKTLPISYKGKPLETTFVSVTPLVNVTGMTWHASSVRKKLNHVLWLPILSERDIAPFDRTIGSGFLWQPTPEQDALLQRDWEEQMELIALGRVDEISGHLGDAMQIRPKAAHSKIVTDAIGPNGQIIKTLPRGFYLKTSFTGDILKQQFQL